Genomic window (Spirosoma sp. KCTC 42546):
TAAAATAGTTGAGCGCAATGGCCCCGCACTGGTCAATGCTTCTTCAATTACCTGCTCCGATACCATGCCTAAATGATTCGCACGTTTCAGTACATAATCGAACGGTAAATTGAAATAGTTGGCCACTTCACTCCGGAAACTATCCGGAAAGCGGGTTAAGCGCAGGCCGAAAAACTTGCGCACTTCGGCCTCAGGGAGCATGGCTGCCAGCGCCACACGTTCGGCTTCAGCCAGCAACTCCTTCCGAACTGGAAACATGTGCTCAAGGCCTACAGAGGCTGCCAGAATATTTAAGAAGAGGTTTTTATACATAGCCGATAACTCAGCCGGCAGAATAACCCACCCCTGCTCACGGAACTTGGCCGAAAAACCTGTCAGGCCCTGCTCACCCCGAATTTCACCGGCGATGAATTCATCGGGAAAACGTAGTCGATCATCGGTCTTCTGCAACCGAAAAACGACCGCTTCAACGGGGCTTTTATGAAACAATAGATTGGCAGGCATGGCACGCGTATTTTCCCATTGATCGGTCATACGCATGAACAGGCTCTCGTTAACGGGCAGGTTATCGGGATTGCCGAGACTGATGAGTATTTGGCGAAAAGCGGCCAGAAAGTCGATCTGGAGTTGGTTTGGATTCGAGCGTCCTTTTTTCATTCGGATTGAGTAGCCAGATACTGATTTTTATTCCAAAATCCGGCCCATTAGTATGGTTGTCTGTTATAAAATCGGGGAGGTAAATATACACAATAACCCGCTGATTACAAAGACGTAACACAAACATAATTAGAACCCCACCGCTAGCTTTAATTCGGGATACACATTCTTGAAAAATCCGTTCATATTCCCTTTTTGACAGGATTTTATCTAATCCATAATCCTATCTTATCCTGTAAATCCTGTCAAAAACTTATCTAAACCAGAGTCGAATCAACGGCCCCGTGCTCGCGGGCGTCAAACCGTTTTCGAGCTTCCACAATCTGCTTACTGTGGTTACTGGCCCAATCGCCTAGTTCAATAATCTGTACTAACAGACTTCGGCCTAAATCCGTCAATTGATACTCAACCCGAGGGGGAATTTCAGCGTAAATCCGGCGCGTCACCAGGCCATCGCGCTCCAGTGTACGAAGCGTTACAGTGAGCATCCGCTGTGAAACACCATCGATCCGTTTTTTCAATTCATTGAATCGCAACGTGCCTGCATCGCCAAGATGAAAAATAGATAAGGTCGACCATTTATCGCTGAATCGGGCCAGAATATGGCGAATTGGGCATGTGCCCCCTTCTGATTCTACGTTTCCTAAAATTTTCTGCAATTTTTCTTCCAACCGATCTCTCTGATTATCAACAATAGTTATGTCCATGTGCCTGACGAATTAAAAAATGCCCTCTTGTGGGCACTCTGATTACCAAATACCTTTGAGTTACCAAAAGTAACCAAGGAACTAAAAAAAACAATAGACTCATGATTGCAATAACCGGAGCCTCTGGCCATCTAGGCAAAGCCACACTCGAATTCCTGCTTACTAAAACAAGTCCAGAATCAATCGTTGCTATCGTACGCGACCCGCAGAAAATTGCCGAGTTTGCTGACAAGGGAGTGAACGTTCGGCAGGGCGACTATACGGACAAGGCGTCGTTCGTAACAAGCCTGGCCGGAGTTGATACGCTACTTCTGATTTCCAGCGCCGTATTGGGCGACGAGCGGGTTAATCAGCACAGCAATGCCATTAGCGCAGCTAAGGAAGCTGGGGTGAAGCATATTTTCTATACCAGTGCGCCGAATCCATCCCCAACTGCGCTCTTCGCTCCGGCTATCGACCACTTTCGCACCGAAAATCTGATTTTAGAGTCCGGGTTGACGTACACGTTTTTCCGTAACAACCTCTACCTGGATATATTACCAATGGTTATTGGCGATGCAGCCCAATTGGGCAAACTCTATTATCCAGCCGGTGATGGGAAGGTCAGTTTTGTTCTACGGACAGACATTGCCGAAGGGCTAGCCAACGCGCTAACCAGCGAAGGACACGCCAATAAAGTATACGACATTGGTACACCTACAGCCTCGTCGTTCAGTGATATTGCAGCTAGCTTGAGTAGTGCCGACAAGACAGTAGATTACATTGACATACCGGGCAGCGCTTACGAAGCGGAGTTAGTGAAGCACTTACCGCCCGTAGTAGCCAAGATTTATGCAGGCATGGCTGAAGGCATCAAACAGAATGAATTCAACGTGCCTTCGTCAACGCTGAAAGACTTACTGGGCAGAGAACCCGTTAGCCTGGATACGTATTTGAAGAGCTTATCGTAAAGCATACGTGTTACGATAACATTCAGCTAGATCAAGTTCCAGTGGTGTCGGTTACTACTAACCGACACCACGCCAAATACACGCTCTAGTTATTTCGTCATTTACCCTACTATCAATATAAATAAGGCTCGTCCGCCAATCCATACGCTAATTCCTATCAAGAAAGACTATTTTTGCCATACGATTATACCGTTCGCCACTATACCGTATGCCGCGACCTATTCGTCTACTTCATCAACTACGCATTAATTTCTGTTTAGTACTTCTAAGTCCATTCTGGCTGGCTGCGGCTTATGCACAGCCAAAGACAGCAGCCTCTTCTAGTAGATTCGATTTACTTGAAACGACAATCAGCGACATTCATCGGGCGTTCCGAAATGGCTCGCTGACGAGCGAACAGCTGGTCAAGGCTTACCTGGCACGCATTCAAGC
Coding sequences:
- a CDS encoding SDR family oxidoreductase; translated protein: MIAITGASGHLGKATLEFLLTKTSPESIVAIVRDPQKIAEFADKGVNVRQGDYTDKASFVTSLAGVDTLLLISSAVLGDERVNQHSNAISAAKEAGVKHIFYTSAPNPSPTALFAPAIDHFRTENLILESGLTYTFFRNNLYLDILPMVIGDAAQLGKLYYPAGDGKVSFVLRTDIAEGLANALTSEGHANKVYDIGTPTASSFSDIAASLSSADKTVDYIDIPGSAYEAELVKHLPPVVAKIYAGMAEGIKQNEFNVPSSTLKDLLGREPVSLDTYLKSLS
- a CDS encoding helix-turn-helix domain-containing protein is translated as MDITIVDNQRDRLEEKLQKILGNVESEGGTCPIRHILARFSDKWSTLSIFHLGDAGTLRFNELKKRIDGVSQRMLTVTLRTLERDGLVTRRIYAEIPPRVEYQLTDLGRSLLVQIIELGDWASNHSKQIVEARKRFDAREHGAVDSTLV